In a genomic window of Piliocolobus tephrosceles isolate RC106 chromosome 1, ASM277652v3, whole genome shotgun sequence:
- the GLMP gene encoding glycosylated lysosomal membrane protein isoform X2: protein MRGSVEHSWGWGHCAPSPLLLLTLLLFAAPFGLLGEKTRQVSLEVIPNWLGPVQNLLHIRAVGTNSTLHYMWSSLGPLAVVLVATNTPHSTLSVNWSRLLSPEPDGGLMVLPKDSIQFSSALVFTRLLEFDSTNVSDTAAKPPGTPYPPYSLADFSWNNITDSLDPATLSATFQGHPMNDPTRTFASGSLAFRVQAFSRSSRPAQPPRLLHTADTCQLEVALVGASPRGNRSLFGLEVATLGQGPDCPSMQEQHSIDDEYAPAVFQVDAPGCGLPASGWLVPTSPGHHGGGPGCPRTHAASGRLGSAAVPQEVLRVPVHKLRPALWREGHYWTCLVVTQNSGGWSIKFQSAPSFPHLAFLWNLRGQPQLPRDPQVGLPSYLAWGTLEGDGGQGY, encoded by the exons ATGCGCGGCTCTGTGGAGCACAGCTGGGGTTGGGGGCACTGTGCCCCCAGCCCCCTGCTCCTTTTGACTCTGCTTCTGTTTGCAGCCCCATTTGGCCTGCTGGGGGAGAAGACCCGCCAG GTGTCTCTGGAGGTCATCCCTAACTGGCTGGGTCCCGTGCAGAACCTGCTTCATATCCGGGCAGTGGGCACCAATTCCACACTGCACTATATGTGGAGCAGCTTGGGGCCTCTGGCAGTGGTGCTGGTGGCCACCAACACCCCCCACAGCACCCTGAGCGTCAACTGGAGCCGCCTGCTATCCCCTGAGCCCGATGGGGGCCTGATGGTGCTCCCCAAGGACAGCATTCAGTTTTCTTCTGCCCTTGTTTTTACCAGG ctGCTTGAGTTTGACAGCACCAACGTGTCTGATACGGCAGCAAAGCCTCCAGGAACACCATATCCTCCATACTCGTTGGCTGATTTCTCTTGGAACAACATCACTGATTCATTGGATCCTGCCACCCTGAGTGCCACATTTCAAGGCCACCCCATGAACGACCCTACCAGGACTTTTGCCAGTGGCAGCCTGGCCTTCAGG GTCCAGGCCTTTTCCAGGTCCAGCCGACCAGCCCAACCCCCTCGCCTCCTGCACACAGCGGACACCTGTCAGCTAGAGGTGGCCCTGGTTGGAGCCTCTCCCCGAGGAAACCGTTCCCTGTTTGGGCTGGAGGTAGCCACACTGGGCCAGGGCCCTGACTGCCCCTCAATGCAGGAGCAGCACTCCATCGACGATGAATATGCACCTGCCGTCTTCCAG GTCGATGCTCCTGGGTGTGGGCTTCCCGCCAGTGGATGGCTTGTCCCCACTAGTCCTGGGCATCATGGCGGTGGCCCTGGGTGCCCCAGGACTCATGCTGCTAGTGGGAGGCTTGGTTCTGCTGCTGTACCACAAGAAGTACTCAGAGTACCAGTCCATAAATTAAGGCCCGCTCTCTGGAGGGAAGGACATTACTGGACCTGTCTTGTTGTGACTCAAAACTCTGGAGGTTGGAGTATCAAGTTCCAGTCGGCCCCTTCATTCCCCCATCTTGCTTTTCTGTGGAACCTCAGAGgccagcctcaacttcctagagACCCCCAGGTGGGGCTTCCTTCATACCTTGCATGGGGAACTTTGGAGGGGGATGGAGGACAGGGCTATTGA
- the GLMP gene encoding glycosylated lysosomal membrane protein isoform X1, with protein MRGSVEHSWGWGHCAPSPLLLLTLLLFAAPFGLLGEKTRQVSLEVIPNWLGPVQNLLHIRAVGTNSTLHYMWSSLGPLAVVLVATNTPHSTLSVNWSRLLSPEPDGGLMVLPKDSIQFSSALVFTRLLEFDSTNVSDTAAKPPGTPYPPYSLADFSWNNITDSLDPATLSATFQGHPMNDPTRTFASGSLAFRVQAFSRSSRPAQPPRLLHTADTCQLEVALVGASPRGNRSLFGLEVATLGQGPDCPSMQEQHSIDDEYAPAVFQLDQLLWGSLPSGFAQWRPVAYSQKPGGRESALPCQASPLHPALAYPLPQSPIVRAFFGSQSNFCAFNLTFGASTGPGYWDQHYFSWSMLLGVGFPPVDGLSPLVLGIMAVALGAPGLMLLVGGLVLLLYHKKYSEYQSIN; from the exons ATGCGCGGCTCTGTGGAGCACAGCTGGGGTTGGGGGCACTGTGCCCCCAGCCCCCTGCTCCTTTTGACTCTGCTTCTGTTTGCAGCCCCATTTGGCCTGCTGGGGGAGAAGACCCGCCAG GTGTCTCTGGAGGTCATCCCTAACTGGCTGGGTCCCGTGCAGAACCTGCTTCATATCCGGGCAGTGGGCACCAATTCCACACTGCACTATATGTGGAGCAGCTTGGGGCCTCTGGCAGTGGTGCTGGTGGCCACCAACACCCCCCACAGCACCCTGAGCGTCAACTGGAGCCGCCTGCTATCCCCTGAGCCCGATGGGGGCCTGATGGTGCTCCCCAAGGACAGCATTCAGTTTTCTTCTGCCCTTGTTTTTACCAGG ctGCTTGAGTTTGACAGCACCAACGTGTCTGATACGGCAGCAAAGCCTCCAGGAACACCATATCCTCCATACTCGTTGGCTGATTTCTCTTGGAACAACATCACTGATTCATTGGATCCTGCCACCCTGAGTGCCACATTTCAAGGCCACCCCATGAACGACCCTACCAGGACTTTTGCCAGTGGCAGCCTGGCCTTCAGG GTCCAGGCCTTTTCCAGGTCCAGCCGACCAGCCCAACCCCCTCGCCTCCTGCACACAGCGGACACCTGTCAGCTAGAGGTGGCCCTGGTTGGAGCCTCTCCCCGAGGAAACCGTTCCCTGTTTGGGCTGGAGGTAGCCACACTGGGCCAGGGCCCTGACTGCCCCTCAATGCAGGAGCAGCACTCCATCGACGATGAATATGCACCTGCCGTCTTCCAG TTGGACCAGCTGCTGTGGGGCTCCCTCCCATCAGGCTTCGCACAGTGGCGACCAGTGGCTTACTCCCAGAAGCCGGGGGGCCGAGAATCAGCCCTGCCTTGCCAAGCTTCCCCTCTTCATCCTGCCTTGGCATACCCTCTTCCCCAGTCGCCCATTGTCCGAGCCTTCTTTGGGTCCCAGAGTAACTTCTGTGCCTTCAATCTGACGTTCGGGGCTTCCACAGGCCCTGGCTACTGGGACCAACACTACTTCAGCTG GTCGATGCTCCTGGGTGTGGGCTTCCCGCCAGTGGATGGCTTGTCCCCACTAGTCCTGGGCATCATGGCGGTGGCCCTGGGTGCCCCAGGACTCATGCTGCTAGTGGGAGGCTTGGTTCTGCTGCTGTACCACAAGAAGTACTCAGAGTACCAGTCCATAAATTAA